In Rutidosis leptorrhynchoides isolate AG116_Rl617_1_P2 chromosome 6, CSIRO_AGI_Rlap_v1, whole genome shotgun sequence, the DNA window ctaaaccctaaactctaaatcaggctaaattttacttcacaaaacatgaagaagaaaaaaaaatgttaacattcttcacgaacaaaattatcttgaatgttatttttgtcgatcgttttcgtctaaataataacattcatcatgaggtgtcttttctaaatgttcatattttcgtgtgatcttgatgcccgaaaaataaaataaaaaaaaacgaaaaaaaaaatttgcttcaccCCGCTTCCTCcctattggttacttccccattgatcctgcccatacatatatacatatatacatatatacatatatacatatatatatatatatatatatatatatatatatatatatatatatatatatatatatatatatatatatatatatatatatatatatatatatatatgaaaaggatCCAGTGAGacctttttagtgtgagaactctaagaACTAaaaaatacactaaaattcgaacaaaaagggacacggacgaacaaaaaagttACACAGACGAACAAAAAAcacgaaattcgagcaaaaataaaaACACTgacgaacaaattttttttttcatgttcTAATTACaagaatgtagaacacatttttgtttgactatgatgtgttctacatttttttgttcgaatttaaaaaatgtagaacacatttttgttcgaatttcacatttttgttcggccatttttttttgttcgaattacaagaatgtagaacacatttttgtatcattttttttgttcgactatcaatgtgttctacattttttgttcgaatttcaaaaatatagaacacatttttgttcgactttcgcaatttttgttcgaatttcgtgtttttgttcgcccgcctttttttgttcgactttgttgttttttgctcgaatttccctttttttGCTCGCacgccactttttttgctcgaatttccctttttttgttcgactttcaaTGTATTTTAAAGTTCTCAGGGTTGATCcctctacaatatatatatatatatatatatatatatatatatatatatatatatatatatatatatatatatatatatatatatatatatatatatatatatatatatatatatatatattatattgaggaaatgtaatttttttcctttttttattattatttttttaaacattaagatcacatgaaaatataaacaattaaaaaagacactttgtgataaatgttatcatTTTGGCGAAAAAATGCTCgaataaataaatgataaatatgcatcatgagtaatgttttaattagagtaTTTATTTAAGgatttagaaattaaggtttagggtttaacaTTGGGGTTTAGAttaaatttttaacacgaacggtttaaggtttaggattttgggtttaAGAACTAACATTAATTTGTACATATATTTTTGTTCCTTATCAagccacatgatatatgtatagatattatgGTGAATTGTTGATTTGCAAATCAATCATTTTATAACTAATCAAGATTATCGATTGAAATTGAGATTACAACTCAGTCAAATCTTCCAAATCATAGGTGAAGCACCAGGTGACTACATAATATAAAACTGAATGATTACTATATTGGTCAATGTTATCACTACAACTGTATTTGATAAATTTACCACGATTACACAGTAAGACTGCATttaataaaactgaatgatttaatgTTGAATGGTTTATAATTTAAATGGTTCAGAATCTTTGAATAAACTTAGTTCtaaatgaaaataagctgtttgattaTCATTTTGAATGAACGACATAAAATGGGTAAAATTTCCTCATAATTACACGAATAAAAAAATTCTATATACTTGTTTGTTAAGTATTCAAGATATGATTTTAGAAGGATATTACAGATGATTTATGTGCTTAATgattaagagagtgtttcaactctgaatggttGAACACTAAATGTTGAACCGTTCAACATCATATGTCATTCAGATGTCAGAAATAAACGCGTTGAATGCGGAATGGTTCAATATTCAGCTTTGAACCATTTAGTGAAAAGGTAAACAAACGCACCTTAAGTAATTGTATTACATACATAACTAATAGTAGTTTAATAATGTTCAAATTTATTAAAATATTATAGCGGAGGCCTTGTATATTACACTACAGTAAGTAATTGATCTATGGATCATTAATTTATGTTTTTTTGATAAAAAATGAAGTGGTTGTGGTTTTTTGAATGAATGGATTGGTGCAATTTTGGGTGATTTTCTAAGTTATGTTTATAAGTTATGTTTAGGTTGTGGTTTGTGGTGGCAGTCGTTGACAGTCTTCTTCTTTCAAAGTTGATTTAGGATTTTCATTTGTGTATGTTTGATCGACAGTTTGACTGAGTCATGTGGATCGGGCGTTTCTATTGATTTGTTTCTACAATTACACGATAGACTATTTAGCTCGTGTTTCTCCGGTCCAGTCACATCTTCATCGCCATCAAATGCAGTTAGAGGAATTACTTTTTGATGGAGTTCTAGTTTTGTTGAGTACGTAGACGCGAGTATGGTTATTTTTGTGTCAATGACATGCGCTTGTATGGACATACCTTTGTTGTAACATTAGTGCAATGTTGATTAGGATCATGATCAATTGTTAGTATGAAGTAGATCGATGGATCTTGCCAAGCACACTGATTACAATTTGTACTTCAATGATCttcagtttttttattttttttaatttaatttttgctctttaaaaaaataaaatatcacTTACACATTACTACTTGCTACAAATTAAAaccattacaatataataattatgttattagcacttgaaaatacatatatataccaacATTTTTAAAGTGCTAATAACATCATTTAGATTGAACTAAACTATATCTTACCTTGATTTTGTATTTTTGTTCAATACAAAACAATTTTACTAATAAACCCTAGTAccaatatatgataaaatataactTTTTATAATATAAAGTTATATGTTATCTATACAAATTATAAACTTACGTACACATGGACTGATGATCAACATGCATGAGTTTAAAAGACAAAACATTATTCCAAATCTCAGTGAAAGCCCTAATAATAATACCATGATAATAAGGAGAATTAAGCTGCAAAAAACAGTTTAAAAGCTCTCTTAAATCATCTCTACCGTAAATCTCTTTCTCCATAATCATTTGCAACATTGACTCCCGGAAATCAACATAAGGGTCATCGGAATCTTTTTCAACGGCAAGACTATTACCGCCGATCCGGCCAAACCCTTGAACAGCTCTTAAACTTCTAACTTGATCAGACTCATCATCCGCCGGAGAATCTGAAGTGTTTGATGAAAATGAAGTGGCGGTGGAAGCGGTACTGGTGTTCCATGACGTGGCAGCGGAGGACTGGTGGTGGTGACGGTGGGTGTCAGGGTAGTAATGGGATTGATTTTTCTTGTATTTGTTTGGTTTAGGGTGGAAGATTTTGGAGAGTTTAATTTTCCGGCAGCCGGAGCCGCAGCCGACAGTGACGGCGGTGGTGTTgagtaacatttttttgttgattgTTGGCatagtgtgtgtgtgtatgtttttttttttttttttttttttaagaatcaaGAAGAGAGGAGTTGTTACAGTTGACTCATTTGATACTATGAAGGTGAGTCTATTTATATGAAAAAATAGATACTGTAGATTTTATTTTTGTTGGTAATAAGTACGTGATAATGTTACGGTACCTTGGGTTACGATTTTGGTGACAGTCCAATCAAAGGATTGAATAATTGAAACAATTTtcctataaaaagaaaaataaactttagtttgttataattcagtaggcttataactacctttaatggttataagaacaaggagagaaaaagagagaagaaagagagaagaaatattgatatttatatttcaagagaaatggtacaccttaaatggttaccatacatgtctatttatagtataaaatattactatgcaagaaatataataataataaaattaacatccaatctagatattttataacacaatctagatattttataacactcccccttggatgacaattttattagagaataactagtactgcctcgttaaaaaccttgctaaagaaaactcattgggataaaactttagctaagggaaaaagagtgcagcatagagttgaccccccctcaagtaggcaacgcctgagttgttacatcttctgaacatgcctcatgccaatattatgaacgtgtgttctgaaaatagcagttggcagtgctttggtataaagatcagcagagttgttgattgaacgtatctcattttaatctggttgtcttttacgagatcttgagtatatgagaagaatctgaggttttcatttgaaactgtatcatctaaatcttttatgtacaagtttagcccctgtgatttgtctacagtctccttcatggtttgctcaaacccttgtttcaattcctattcccttgtagtcttttctgagccttaccaatataccattcttttccatcaaacttatgaccgttaagaccgtctatggctttggcgcctcgtcagtatttatattttgttcagtcacttttgatactcttctttcatttgtattatgcaagctgcattatcttcatatatagttgttggtgaagatagttgttagtcttttatagcgttctagtccacaagaatcaataatgatttgtgtcattgatctcaaccaaacacattttcgagtagtttcatataatgcaatcacttcgtcatgatttgatgatgttgcaacaagtgtgtgttttaagaacgccatgattttgtggtacctccatttaggaatacatatcgagtttgagatttatctttatgagtatttgatgaatgacctgtatatacataatcaaccaaatcttgttttgaaacgtttgaataaaataattttaaatcagcagtttctcaagggtatcaaaatatgtgtttgatcccgctccattgtcatttgagctgaatcttgccaacaaattaactgcaagagaaatgtcaggtcttgtacaatctataagatacataagaacctcaattgcactaaaatatggaacttccgatctgttaagattttcatgatcttcgcagggatgaaatagatcagtgtcaatattgagtgatctaacaacaatgagtttgtctttaaaaaaaaatgttttaaaatcttttcggtataagttgtttgatgtacaagtaaatcattaggcatatgctcaatttgcaatccaaggtaatacttggttttttcaagatctttcatttcaaaataattctttagaagttgaatgatttcatagatctctttatttgttcatatgatgttaagaacattgacataaacaactacgatctcatatccgaacattgtttttataaaacatacgtgcaaaataagtttatatttataccctttttttatcaagtagtcatctaatcggttataccacatacgtcccgtttgtataaacccatttaaaaatctttgtgatttaatggaatatattcccttgggttttacattagatgcttatgataccttaactctttaggtatattcatatatatcattattaagtgatccatacagataagtagtaacaacattcatgagatgcatttaaataactaccaggttgattaagtatctaataagtaattgtatccattacaggaggataagttttcctcctaattcatttatggtctttgtgggaaatattgagttacaagtctagttttccttgtaacttcatttgcacatttcttttcggataaaaattcatttgtatcccatacgtttcacatctttaaaagtgataacgattgatccgaaaacttttcttttatcgagcaattctaattcagctcgtattgttcctttccattgagctcaatcatgtccattttgtatattcaatgacagattttagttccagatcatcatctttattcatgatgtcattgtaacattatatgaaaatatctcatagagattttaatttcatttcggttccataatattgcataatttatcgcaattttagtatttacatttatcaatatcctctgcagaaggaatattgatttgtggttcttcttgaacactttcttttacctcattatcagctgattttctttttcgaggatttttatcttcggaaccaattgatcttccacgtttgatgcgtggcaaagactcaacagtgacattattgccagcttttggaatttcagttcgagctgaagcatttatcgctggtatatatgatttagtcaccttttttttatctgtaaatgcataaagtaattaatttgcaagttcttgcatat includes these proteins:
- the LOC139854760 gene encoding transcription repressor OFP6-like: MPTINKKMLLNTTAVTVGCGSGCRKIKLSKIFHPKPNKYKKNQSHYYPDTHRHHHQSSAATSWNTSTASTATSFSSNTSDSPADDESDQVRSLRAVQGFGRIGGNSLAVEKDSDDPYVDFRESMLQMIMEKEIYGRDDLRELLNCFLQLNSPYYHGIIIRAFTEIWNNVLSFKLMHVDHQSMCT